The stretch of DNA AAGCTCTCTCCCTTCTTCTGCAAGGCACCTTTATTTCTCATGCAGAAACAAGTCAGTGCAGCATTAACCACAGCTTATTTTGCTGAATATTAAAGTGTAGCCTTCTTAATCAATAAATTTCATCATTCTTCTGCTCTGGTAATCTCACAGCCGGAAGAAATTGAGTATTTAATAGAGGTATTAAGATGGACAACATCAGCGGCAACATCTTTGACAAATACGTAAATTCAAAACAAATCTTCAAAAGAGACCGTGAAATATTAAGGCCGTCTTATATTCCTGATGAACTTCCTCACCGTAAAGATCAGATAGATCAGCTGGCTTCTATTTTGGTAACTGCTTTGAGAGGAGATAGACCTTCTAATGTTCTTATTTTTGGTAAAACAGGTACAGGAAAAACTGCTTCTGTGAAATATCTTGGAAAAGAGATACTGAAAGCAGACGAATTTGATCGTGTCATTTATCTTTATATGAATTGTGAAGTGGTCGACACTCAATATGGTGTTCTCCAAAATATAGGAAACATGATCATCGATAAATTTGAAGAGCGTATACCATTTACTGGCTGGAGTACAGAACGGGTATACAACATTCTCAGAGAGAAAATAGATGAGCTTAATCGCGTTGTAATCATCGTTTTGGATGAAATAGATAAGCTGGTCTACAAATCAAGCGATGATGTTTTATACAATCTTTCAAGAATAAATGATGACCTTGAAAGGTCAAAAGTTTCCTTGATAGGAATCTCTAATGACCTTAAGTTCACTGAATTTTTAGATCCTCGGGTCCGCAGCAGACTCGGCGAAGAGAAAATGGTTTTCTCGCCTTATAATGCTGAACAGCTTCGAGATATTCTTGATCAGCGTTCCAAACTTGCCTTTTATCCTGATGTAATTGACCCCGGCGTACCGCCGCTATGTTCTGCTTTAGCTGCCCAGGAACATGGTGATGCCCGCAGAGCACTTGATCTTTTAAGAGTAGCTGCAGAGATAGCAGAAAGAAACGGTGACGACAAGGTTACTGAAGCTCATGTTTACAAAGCTAAAAACAAGATAGAATTAGATTGTGTTACTGAAGCCATTAAAACACTTCCTACACAGTCCAAATTAGTATTGATGAGCATAATAATCAATGAAGAAAGAGGAAGCGGCAAGCTCACGACAGGAGAACTTTACGAGACCTATCGTGATATCTCTCAGTTTATTGATATGCAGATTTTAACCCAGCGTAGAGTCACAGATTTAGTTTCAGAGCTTGACATGATGGGAATTGTACATGCAAGAGTAAAATCATTTGGACGTGGCGGCCGCACTAAGGAGATAGACTTATCAGTTCCTATAAATGAGACTAAAAAAATACTGGAAGAAGATGAGGTTCTTCATCCTCTCAAAAATTATCGCCCAAAAAATCAAACAACTCTCATCTAATCCTTTTTCTTTTTTCTATAATCTATAATTTCACTCAGCCCTATTGGTACTCCTATGATCAGTATTAAAGCAATAACAAAATCTGTTTTACTGTTTTGAGGTACACTGCTGAGGCCATGGCCGTTTGCTATAAGATTTACAATTCCAAACCATGGTATTTCTCCTCTTGCTTTACCAGTTATATCTTTTTCTTCCACAAGGTCTGATATTCCTGAGTTCTGATCTACTCTAGTATTCCCGTCACCCATAGTGACTATTCCGCTGTGCGGGCTGGAACCCATGTCATATAAAATATTTTTTAAATTTATTTTTATTTCTCCATCCTTAGTATACGGGACATTTTTTAGTACGATCTCATCTTTAAGATTTGAATAAGAGTGGCCGCCGTCAGCTTCCCATAAATTCTCATTTATATCTTTCAGCGAAGGAGCACTGAAGCTATTCGTCAGTTCATCATATTCTAATTTGATTATGGCTCTGTGTATTATAGATTTATTCAAGTATTCTGAATTATAAACTATAACATCACCGTAGCCGCTGTAGGTTTTGTGTCCTGTTGATAGTCCTTCAGCGTATGTTGTAATATCTTCAAATGAATTAGTTTCTTTGATAATTACGATATCTCCGGTATCTATAGTGCCTATTGAACTTTGGTCTCCATGCTGCATGCTTTCAGAGTCTACAACTACTAAAGGCGGCCAGATTCCGCTGTATGCAAACAGCGCTACAAATATGACTATAATAACAGCTGGAATGGTTATTATCGCCTTTAAAGTAGATTTGTTCTCTTTATTCACTTTGACTTTATTGGATACTCATTAGAAAAAACTATGTTGATCTTTATGAGGTCTGATGTTATTTTTAGGTAATAAGATAGATAAGTTATGATTTCAATAACTGTTTATGGCGACTCGTCCTGACAATGATGCATATTTTATGAACATGGCAAAATTATCTGCCACCAGATCTACATGTCTCCGGCGCAGCGTGGGAGCGGTTATTGTAAAGGAAAAAAGAATTCTTACTACAGGTTACAACGGAGCTCCAAGAGGAATTAAACATTGTGAGGAAACTGGATGCGTTAGGTTAGAAAATCATATAGAGTCGGGTACGCGTCATGAACTATGCAGAGGGGTGCATGCTGAACAAAACGCTGTAATTCAGGCGGCTTATTTTGGCGTGAGTGTAAAAGATGCTTCTATTTACATCACTAATTTTCCATGTGTGCTCTGTGCCAAGATTCTCATAAATGCAGGGATAAAAGAAGTCATTTACCTCGATGATTACGTAGACACTCTTTCAAGAGAAATTCTTGAGGAAAGCAATGTACTAGTGAGGAGATATGTGGAAAACAAGTGATAATTTTTCTACATTTTTAGATTAGTTATATTTTTCGTGTGAATTCTTCTTAACTCGCAACAATCTGAGCGTACTGTTTGCCTGTATTTTCTGCTTAATATCGCAATTATGATCATGTAAACTTTATTTTTTGTTAAATAATGGATACATTATCAGGAAGTTTTTATATACGTTAATCCGATTCCCAAAGAAAATCACCGGAGAGAGACCCGTGGGTAAATCTGAAACACTTCTCCAGGTTAAAGATGCCGAGTCTAAGGCTAAGCAGACAATCGAGCAGGCTAGATCTAAAGAGAAAGAACTTCTTTCCTCTGCACGTAAAGAGGCTGTAGACAAGATACAGCAGGCAGAGAAAGACCTTAGGTCCAAGTCAGCTTCAGAGTTAGCAAGCCAGAAGGCTTCGTTGGCATCTCAAAAAGAAGGGCTTTTGCAGAAAGGGAACGACGATGCAGCAGCACTAGAAGCTGTAGCTGTAAAGAAGATCCCTCAAGCAAAAATGATGATCAAGCAACAATTCGAGAGGACATTCGATGCTGCTACCGGAATCAATGAGTAAGATATTGGTCGTTGGGACCAAGGATCAATTACCGGCAACTATCGATCTTCTTTATAGTCTCGAAAATGTTCATGTTATCGATTTTCCATCAGATGGAGAGGAAGGATTTACTTTAGGATCCCCACTCTCGGCAGCTTCCGATGCTTCTCTGAAACTTTTGAAGCTCAGATCTATGGAAAAAGATCTAGAAATTGATGGGCGCGCTTACAAAGAGAAAATCTCTGTAAAACAAATTGAAGACACCCTTCAGTCAACAATGGACGAGATTGAAAAGCAGATATCTGGTATCGTCGAATCTAAAAGTTCGATGCAGACCAGACTGTCCGAATTGAATGGCCGCATATCCTTGTTGGATCCATTTAAAAAAGTGGATCTAGACTTGGGTTTATATCGTGGTTATTCATCATTGGGCGTAATTGCTGGATATTCTCAAATTGATCCTGAAACTGCGTTGAAAGACGCATTACAGAATGAATACGAATTGTTCAAGGGAAGCGACTCTTTTATTGTTTTATTTGTTCCTCTATCTAAATTAGAAGAGGCTCAGCGCACACTTTCTCAACAGGGCTTCAGTGAAGTTCCCATACCCGAAGGAAAAGGTATGCCATCTCAGATGGTTGCTGAATTGGAAAGCGAAATCGCTGATGTGAATAAACAATTAGAAGACATCGAGGCTAAGCTCGCTGAAATCAGAAGCAGTTATGCATCGTTTATTTCTGCAGCTGATGAACAGCTCAGCATCGTCGTCGAAAAAGCTGAGCTTCCTTTGAGAATGGGTGCCACAGAACACTCTTTTGTGCTCGAAGCGTGGGTGCCTGAAAAAGAATTTAGCTCAATTTCCGATGCCTTCAATAAGAAAGTTGGTGACAAAGTATACCTTGAGGTATTATGCACCAAAGATCGTAAAGAAGAGCATGCGGAACCTAGTGGATATGATGAAGAGGAGCCAGTAGAAGTAGAGGAAGAAGTTCCTGTAGAACTTAAGCACGGCAAGACCGTTGGTAGGTTCACGTTCTTCACTAAGCTTCTGTCAACTCCTCGTTATAATGAAATTGACCCTACAATCACGGTTGCCATATTCTTTCCAATATTCTTTGGTTTGATGGTAGGCGATGTAGGTTATGGTATTCCATTTACAGTCCTTGGTCTTCTTGGTTTAAGAAGATGCAAGAGTGAAGAATGGCGTGGAATCGCTACCATGCTGTTCTATGGAGGTTTGACTTCTATATTCTTTGGACTGTTCTTGTATGGCGATATGTTTGGTATTGAGTTCCATGCTGCTGAAGCAGGGGCACTCAGTTGGGAAAATCTCTTAGGAGTATCTATACCACATGTCTTGTTCAACATAGGCGACTTTGCTGTACAACTGGGATACGTTACAAAACTCGGCAGTGTAAAACTTCTGCTATATGCATGTGTCTGGGTAGGTATTGCACACCTCTTATTAGGTTTAATAATAGGTTTCTACAACACAACCATCAGGCACGGAATCAAAGCAGCTGTGTCTGAGAAATTCTCTTGGATCTTAATGTTCGTAGGATTTGCATTCCTGGTTCTGTGGATTGTTGACAATCTGCTTATGCCAGTATCAGACACTATGAACTTCACAGATATTAGATTCATAGTTGGAGTTATACTGTTTGTAGTTGGTTTGTTAATAGCTGTAAAGGCTGAAGGGGCAACAGCTATCATCGAGGCTCCTGAAGTCTTAAGCAATGTGCTGTCCTATACAAGGATAGCTGCCATCGGTATGTCTAAAGCAGGCATGGCGCTGGCTTTCAACATGATCGCTCTGGAAATGATAGCTCCAGGTGGCGGTATAATGCTGGTATTGGGACTTTTAGTCTTCATAATTGGTCATTTAATGATCTTTATACTGGCAATAATTTCGGCAGGACTCCACAGTATAAGGTTGGAGTATGTTGAACTCTTTAACAGATTCTTTGAGGGCGGTGGAGTAGACTTCAACCCCCTGAAAATAATTAGAAAACACACAATAGCAACGGAGGAATAAAAATGGTAGATGCAGAAGGACTTATAGCAGTTGGAGCTGGACTTGCAGTAGGATTGGCCGGTATCGGATCCGGTATTGCAGAAGCAAACATTGGTGCAGCTGCAGTTGGTGCAATGGCTGAGAACGAGAAACTTTTCGGTAAGGGTCTTATTCTCACAGTTATCCCTGAAACCATCGTTATCTTCGGTCTGGTTATCTCTATCCTACTCTGGATCAACATGTAAGAGAGGCTAACTCCATGTCATTGGACAAGATAGCCGACGAAATCCTTGGCAATGCCAGCAAAGAAGCTGATAAGATTGTCAAGGACGCGGAGAATGAAAGATCCAGGATACTCTTGGAAGCCGACCAGAAAATTGAGAATATGCGTAAGGCTGAAGAGAAAGAGCTGCAGGAATCAATTGAGCGCATGAAGCGCCAAGAGATTTCCAGCGCTGAACTAGATGCCAAAAAGATAGTTCTCAACAAGAGGAAAGACATTCTCAACCGCACCTTCGAGGAAATGCTAGCCGAGCTTTCAGAAATGGATGCCAATGAGAAAGGCGGCATTTACAAGAAGATCGTCGACCAAGGCTCAAAAGTCATCCCATCTCCAAAGGTTCTTTGCCCTATAGGAGAGAAGAATCTTTTGGCTGACGTCGACGGAATGGGAAAACTGACAGAAACTGACATGGAATCGGGCCTGATTTTGGAAAGTAAAGACGGCACAGTCCGTCTCGACTTCCGCTTCAGGACGATCTTAGAAGGTATCTGGGATCAGGATCTGAAAGAAATATCGAACATCCTGTTCGAATAAGGGAAACTGGTGAATAAATGATTGTACGAGGGCGTCGGGGGAAAGGCAATTACGCTTACGCAACAGCAAGGATCAAATCGAAAAAAAGCCTCCTGCTGACCAATGACAACTACCCCAAGTTGCTAATGATGGATCTCAATGAGATCGGTAGATTCATGGGTGAAACGCAGTACAAAACTGAGATGGCTGAACTGGCCTCAAAGTATTCCGGAGTCGACCTCATAGAATTGGGAACCTCCAGAAACCTCGCTCACACCTACAGATCTATCATTGGATTCTGCTCTGGTGATTTGAAAGAAATCGTGGCAGGATATCTTCGCAGATGGGATATGTGGAACATCAAAACCATTCTGAGAGGAAAGTACTCTAATGCCACCGTAGAAGAAATCCAGGAAGACCTTGTACCTGCAGGAACTCTCAGTGAAGAAGACCTAAACGCTCTGCTTGCTATCGACAGCATGTCCGAGATTCTCGAGACATCTGCCCGCAAGCTTAGCATTCAGGTTCCTGCGGACATAACTCTATCACTTGAACGGGATGGCAATTTAGCTGCGGTAGAAGATTATCTAGATTTCATTTATTACCAAAGATTATTGGCTTCTATAGACCCCAATAAGAAATCAGATAGTCAATTTCTTTCATTTGTAAAGCGTGAAATTGATATTGTAAACTTAAGAACATTGCTGAAACTAAAAATGGATAGTATGCCTGGTGATAAAATTAAGACATACTTCATTGAAGGCGGCAGCAATGAACTCTCTATTGCTGAGTTAAACAGACTTGCTGGTGTAGAGACATTTGATAATTTAGTTGATGAATTGTCAAAATACTCATTCTATGATGAAATCAAAAATTCATTAGAGAGGGCCAAGACCACAAGATCTTTAAATCCAGTAATGGTGAAATTAGACAAATATTTGGCCAAGGAGGCAGAGAGATTTTCCCATCTTTATCCATTATCGGTATTGCCTATCTTGGATTATGTCATTAGAAAGAAAATTGAAGTTGATAACATCCGCATTATTGCCAGGGGAAAGGCTAGCGGAATGGACAATGAAATTATCAAAAAACTGCTGGTGATCTAATGGACTTTGCAGTTATAGGAAGCGAAGAGTTTGTGATGGGATTCCGTCTCGCCGGCGTCAAAGAGGTTTACGCCGTTGAACCAGAGGAATACGAATCCAAACTTTTAGAACTCATTACAAATCGTTCCATTGGAATTCTAGCAGTGGATTCGGAAGACATCTCGCGCGTATCCTCTAGTGCACGTAAAAAGGCGCTGGACAGCATTTCTCCGGTCGTAGTACAGGTTGGCGGAGAAGAGGGCGATTTGAGAGAGAAAGTCAAGAGCGCAATTGGCGTTGATTTGTATAAGACTGAGAGGGATTAATATGGCTAAGGCTAAGCAAGGAGAGATTTACAGGGTCGCTGGACCGGTCGTAACCGCGACTGGCATCTCCCCGAAGATGTATGATGTCATGCAGGTCGGGGAAGAAGGCCTTATGGGTGAGGTTATCAAGATCTCCGGCGACAAGACTATCATTCAGGTTTACGAGGAGACTTCCGGGTTGAAACCTGGTGAGAAAGTTATCGATACTGCACAGCCCCTAGTTGCTGAATTGGGACCAGGATTGTTGAGCAGTGTGTATGATGGTATTCAGAGACCCCTTCCAGTCTTGATGGACAGGATGGGAGACTTCATTAACAGAGGAGTTTCAGCTCCAGGTCTGGATCACTCCAAAAAATGGACATTCACACCTGTCGCTAAAGTCGGCGATGTCGTCAAAGGCGGAGATGTACTCGGTACCGTGCAGGAATTTTACCTAACTCACAAGATCATGGTGCCCCACGGTATAACTGGAAAAGTCGAAGAAGTCAAGAGTGGAGACTTTACCATTGATGATGTTGTAGCTGTTGTTGACGGAAAAGACATTACAATGCTGCAGAAATGGCCTGTACGTATTGGAAGGCCGATCGTCAAAAAACTCTTGCCAGATATTCCATTAATCACTGGACAGAGAGTTCTTGATACAATGTTCCCTCTGCCAAAGGGAGGAGCAGGTGCAATTCCTGGTGCATTCGGTACTGGAAAAACAGTTACACAGCAGCAGTTAGCCAAATGGTCTGACGCTGAAATCGTGGTATACATCGGATGCGGAGAAAGAGGAAACGAAATGACTGAAGTTCTGTCTGAATTCCCTAAGTTAGAGGATCCAAAGACAGGAGAGCCGCTCATGCAGAGGACAGTTCTTATTGCTAACACCTCAAACATGCCTGTGGCCGCTCGTGAAGCTTCAGTTTACACCGGAATGACAATTGCAGAATACTTCCGTGATATGGGTTACAACGTATCCCTGATGGCTGATTCTACTTCAAGATGGGCAGAAGCTATGAGAGAAATTTCCTCTCGTTTAGAAGAAATGCCTGGTGAAGAAGGATATCCAGCTTACCTATCTGCAAGACTATCTGAATTCTATGAGAGAGCTGGTCGTGCAGAGAACATCAATGGATCCATAGGATCTGTATCTGTAGTAGGTGCAGTTTCACCAGCAGGCGGAGACTTATCCGAACCTGTTACACAGAACACCCTACGTATCGTAAGAGTATTCTGGGCTCTTGACTCTAAATTAAGAGAAAGGAGGCACTTCCCGACAATCAACTGGCTTACTTCATACTCTCTATATACTGGTAACTTAGACAAGTGGTACAGAGACAATGTAGCTCCAGACTTCCCAGACCTCAGACAGTGGGCAATGGAAATTCTGCAGCGTGAGTCTGAACTTCAGGAAGTTGTGCAGTTAGTCGGTTCAGATGCTCTTCCAGAAGAGCAGAAGATGACTCTTGAAATTGCCAGGATGATCCGTGAAATCTTCCTGCAGCAGAACGCTTACCACCCGATTGACACATACTGTCCTATGCCACGCCAGTACAAGATGATGAAACTCATCAAGCAGTTTGCTGAGCTTTCAAACAAAGCTGTAAGCAACAATGTAAGCGTGGACTCAATCGTTGCTTTACCTATCAGGGACAGGTTTGCCAAGTCAAAGTATGAAGAAACAATAGATCAGGAACTTGATGAGATTGCCAAAGAACTTCCTGATGTATTCGCAGCACTGGAGGCAAAGGCATGAGCATAGTTTCCAAAGAATATCATACAATTTCTCAGATTGCAGGTCCTCTCGTTTTCGTTGAGAAAACAGAGCCTGTAGGTTACCAAGAACTGGCCACTGTTACTCTGCCTGACGGCAGCCAGAAGAGAGGTCAGGTTCTTGATACATCAGAAACTACCGTAGTTCTTCAGATTTTTGAAGGTACTTCCGGTATTGAACGCGCTGCAGGAGTCAAGTTCCTTGGAGAGACCATGAAAATGCCGGTGTCTCACGACATGCTTGGAAGAATCCTGAACGGTGCTGGAGATCCAATTGATGGAGGTCCAGCAATCACTCCTGAAAAGCGTCTGGACATTACAGGTGCTGCTATCAACCCATGGGCCAGGGCAGAACCTAAAGAATTCATCCAGACTGGTATCTCAAGCATTGACGGTATGAACACCCTCGTCAGAGGACAGAAACTGCCAATCTTCTCAGCATCTGGTCTTCCTCACAACGATGTCGCTCTGCAGATTGCCCGTCAGGCAAAAGTGCGCGGTACCGATGAGGAATTCGCCGTGGTCTTTGCTGCCATGGGAATTACCGCTGAAGAAGCACAGGCTTTCATGGCTGACTTCGAGAGAACCGGTGCCCTCAAGCGTGCTGTAGTGTTCATGAACTTAGCAGATGATCCAGCTATTGAGCGTATGATTACACCTAAGCTCGCTCTCACCACAGCTGAATATCTCGCTTTTGAACTCGACATGCACGTGTTAGTTATCCTGACTGATATCACAAACTACTGCGAAGCTCTAAGACAGATCGGAGCAGCTCGTGAAGAAGTGCCAGGTAGAAGAGGTTACCCAGGTTACATGTATACCGACCTTGCAACCATGTATGAGAGAGCAGGCCGTATCAAGGGAAAGAAAGGATCAATCACACAGATTCCGATTCTTACTATGCCTGGTGACGATATTACCCACCCGATTCCAGATCTTACCGGTTACATTACCGAAGGTCAGATTGTGGCATCCAGAGACTTGTACCGTGCCGGTATCTACCCACCAATCAACGTAGGGGCTTCCCTGTCTAGATTGATGAACGCAGGTATCGGAGAAGGCCTGACTCGTGAAGACCACAAAGCCATCTCAGATCAGTGTTATGCTGCATATGCAGAAGGCCGTGATCTCAGAGGTCTCGTGGCTATCGTCGGTAAAGAAGCATTATCCGAGAGAGACAAGAAGTTCCTGGACTTCGCTGACGCCTTTGAAGACAAGTTTGTCAGACAGGGTGCTGATGAAGACAGAGACATCGAGACAACTCTCGAGATTGCTTGGCAGTTAGTAGCTCTCCTACCTGAGAACCAGCTGTCCAGAATTGACAGGAAATACATTGAAAAGTATCACCCTGCACACAGAAAGAGTGAGTGAACATGGCAACTACAGAGGTCAAGCCAACCCGGTCCGAACTGCTCGAAGTTAAGCGTAAAATCAAGCTTACGCAGTCAGGTTATAAAATCCTCAAGATGAAGAGGGACGGCCTGATTCTCGAATTCTTCAAAATCCTAGAAGAAGCTAAGCAGGCTCGTGAGGAAGCTAGCAAGCAGCATGAAGTCGCCATGAGGAAAATCAATGTTGCAATGGCTGTTGACGGAATAATCTCCGTCAAATCTGCGGCCTACGCCCACAAAACACATCCTGAGATCTCCGTGCGTTCCAAGAACGTTATGGGTTTGGTAGTGCCAGAGATTGAGGCAAACTCAGTCAAAAGCACTATCGAAGAACGCGGGTACGGTATTGTGGGTACTTCCACCTACATCAACGAAGCTACTGAAGCATTCGAAGAATTGGTTGAAACACTCACCAAGGCAGCTGAGATCGAGACAACTCTGAAAAAGCTCCTCAACGAAATTGAGGGTACAAAGCGCAGAGTCAACGCTCTTGAATTCAAGGTAATTCCTGAACTGCAGGAAGCGGAAGCATTCATTGAACTCCGTTTAGAGGAGATGGAAAGAGACAACTTGTTCTCTCTGAAACATCTCAAAGGAAAAGCCGAGGCACAAGAGTGAAACTTTTTTCTAAACTTTTTGATTGGGAAGATCCAGAGGTTCGAGGTCGATACCTCAAAACCTTCTGGATTATTTCGCTTTTTATGCTAGTCTTAGGTTACATTCTCATTGTTTACTTCCTGTTCATGGGAGACTGATCATAATAAAATTATTTTATTGATTCTTATCCTTTCACAATGTATAATATAGTGGATATATCCCATTATACACAGGAGTCTGGGTAGTAATGAAAACTG from Candidatus Methanomassiliicoccus intestinalis Issoire-Mx1 encodes:
- a CDS encoding ORC1-type DNA replication protein — encoded protein: MDNISGNIFDKYVNSKQIFKRDREILRPSYIPDELPHRKDQIDQLASILVTALRGDRPSNVLIFGKTGTGKTASVKYLGKEILKADEFDRVIYLYMNCEVVDTQYGVLQNIGNMIIDKFEERIPFTGWSTERVYNILREKIDELNRVVIIVLDEIDKLVYKSSDDVLYNLSRINDDLERSKVSLIGISNDLKFTEFLDPRVRSRLGEEKMVFSPYNAEQLRDILDQRSKLAFYPDVIDPGVPPLCSALAAQEHGDARRALDLLRVAAEIAERNGDDKVTEAHVYKAKNKIELDCVTEAIKTLPTQSKLVLMSIIINEERGSGKLTTGELYETYRDISQFIDMQILTQRRVTDLVSELDMMGIVHARVKSFGRGGRTKEIDLSVPINETKKILEEDEVLHPLKNYRPKNQTTLI
- a CDS encoding S24/S26 family peptidase, with amino-acid sequence MNKENKSTLKAIITIPAVIIVIFVALFAYSGIWPPLVVVDSESMQHGDQSSIGTIDTGDIVIIKETNSFEDITTYAEGLSTGHKTYSGYGDVIVYNSEYLNKSIIHRAIIKLEYDELTNSFSAPSLKDINENLWEADGGHSYSNLKDEIVLKNVPYTKDGEIKINLKNILYDMGSSPHSGIVTMGDGNTRVDQNSGISDLVEEKDITGKARGEIPWFGIVNLIANGHGLSSVPQNSKTDFVIALILIIGVPIGLSEIIDYRKKKKD
- a CDS encoding deoxycytidylate deaminase; translation: MATRPDNDAYFMNMAKLSATRSTCLRRSVGAVIVKEKRILTTGYNGAPRGIKHCEETGCVRLENHIESGTRHELCRGVHAEQNAVIQAAYFGVSVKDASIYITNFPCVLCAKILINAGIKEVIYLDDYVDTLSREILEESNVLVRRYVENK
- a CDS encoding V-type ATP synthase subunit I — its product is MLLPESMSKILVVGTKDQLPATIDLLYSLENVHVIDFPSDGEEGFTLGSPLSAASDASLKLLKLRSMEKDLEIDGRAYKEKISVKQIEDTLQSTMDEIEKQISGIVESKSSMQTRLSELNGRISLLDPFKKVDLDLGLYRGYSSLGVIAGYSQIDPETALKDALQNEYELFKGSDSFIVLFVPLSKLEEAQRTLSQQGFSEVPIPEGKGMPSQMVAELESEIADVNKQLEDIEAKLAEIRSSYASFISAADEQLSIVVEKAELPLRMGATEHSFVLEAWVPEKEFSSISDAFNKKVGDKVYLEVLCTKDRKEEHAEPSGYDEEEPVEVEEEVPVELKHGKTVGRFTFFTKLLSTPRYNEIDPTITVAIFFPIFFGLMVGDVGYGIPFTVLGLLGLRRCKSEEWRGIATMLFYGGLTSIFFGLFLYGDMFGIEFHAAEAGALSWENLLGVSIPHVLFNIGDFAVQLGYVTKLGSVKLLLYACVWVGIAHLLLGLIIGFYNTTIRHGIKAAVSEKFSWILMFVGFAFLVLWIVDNLLMPVSDTMNFTDIRFIVGVILFVVGLLIAVKAEGATAIIEAPEVLSNVLSYTRIAAIGMSKAGMALAFNMIALEMIAPGGGIMLVLGLLVFIIGHLMIFILAIISAGLHSIRLEYVELFNRFFEGGGVDFNPLKIIRKHTIATEE
- a CDS encoding H+transporting two-sector ATPase subunit C, which translates into the protein MVDAEGLIAVGAGLAVGLAGIGSGIAEANIGAAAVGAMAENEKLFGKGLILTVIPETIVIFGLVISILLWINM
- a CDS encoding V-type ATP synthase subunit E family protein; protein product: MSLDKIADEILGNASKEADKIVKDAENERSRILLEADQKIENMRKAEEKELQESIERMKRQEISSAELDAKKIVLNKRKDILNRTFEEMLAELSEMDANEKGGIYKKIVDQGSKVIPSPKVLCPIGEKNLLADVDGMGKLTETDMESGLILESKDGTVRLDFRFRTILEGIWDQDLKEISNILFE
- the ahaC gene encoding ATP synthase A1 subunit C, translated to MIVRGRRGKGNYAYATARIKSKKSLLLTNDNYPKLLMMDLNEIGRFMGETQYKTEMAELASKYSGVDLIELGTSRNLAHTYRSIIGFCSGDLKEIVAGYLRRWDMWNIKTILRGKYSNATVEEIQEDLVPAGTLSEEDLNALLAIDSMSEILETSARKLSIQVPADITLSLERDGNLAAVEDYLDFIYYQRLLASIDPNKKSDSQFLSFVKREIDIVNLRTLLKLKMDSMPGDKIKTYFIEGGSNELSIAELNRLAGVETFDNLVDELSKYSFYDEIKNSLERAKTTRSLNPVMVKLDKYLAKEAERFSHLYPLSVLPILDYVIRKKIEVDNIRIIARGKASGMDNEIIKKLLVI
- a CDS encoding V-type ATP synthase subunit F, coding for MDFAVIGSEEFVMGFRLAGVKEVYAVEPEEYESKLLELITNRSIGILAVDSEDISRVSSSARKKALDSISPVVVQVGGEEGDLREKVKSAIGVDLYKTERD
- a CDS encoding V-type ATP synthase subunit A; amino-acid sequence: MAKAKQGEIYRVAGPVVTATGISPKMYDVMQVGEEGLMGEVIKISGDKTIIQVYEETSGLKPGEKVIDTAQPLVAELGPGLLSSVYDGIQRPLPVLMDRMGDFINRGVSAPGLDHSKKWTFTPVAKVGDVVKGGDVLGTVQEFYLTHKIMVPHGITGKVEEVKSGDFTIDDVVAVVDGKDITMLQKWPVRIGRPIVKKLLPDIPLITGQRVLDTMFPLPKGGAGAIPGAFGTGKTVTQQQLAKWSDAEIVVYIGCGERGNEMTEVLSEFPKLEDPKTGEPLMQRTVLIANTSNMPVAAREASVYTGMTIAEYFRDMGYNVSLMADSTSRWAEAMREISSRLEEMPGEEGYPAYLSARLSEFYERAGRAENINGSIGSVSVVGAVSPAGGDLSEPVTQNTLRIVRVFWALDSKLRERRHFPTINWLTSYSLYTGNLDKWYRDNVAPDFPDLRQWAMEILQRESELQEVVQLVGSDALPEEQKMTLEIARMIREIFLQQNAYHPIDTYCPMPRQYKMMKLIKQFAELSNKAVSNNVSVDSIVALPIRDRFAKSKYEETIDQELDEIAKELPDVFAALEAKA
- a CDS encoding ATP synthase subunit B, with translation MSIVSKEYHTISQIAGPLVFVEKTEPVGYQELATVTLPDGSQKRGQVLDTSETTVVLQIFEGTSGIERAAGVKFLGETMKMPVSHDMLGRILNGAGDPIDGGPAITPEKRLDITGAAINPWARAEPKEFIQTGISSIDGMNTLVRGQKLPIFSASGLPHNDVALQIARQAKVRGTDEEFAVVFAAMGITAEEAQAFMADFERTGALKRAVVFMNLADDPAIERMITPKLALTTAEYLAFELDMHVLVILTDITNYCEALRQIGAAREEVPGRRGYPGYMYTDLATMYERAGRIKGKKGSITQIPILTMPGDDITHPIPDLTGYITEGQIVASRDLYRAGIYPPINVGASLSRLMNAGIGEGLTREDHKAISDQCYAAYAEGRDLRGLVAIVGKEALSERDKKFLDFADAFEDKFVRQGADEDRDIETTLEIAWQLVALLPENQLSRIDRKYIEKYHPAHRKSE
- a CDS encoding V-type ATP synthase subunit D produces the protein MATTEVKPTRSELLEVKRKIKLTQSGYKILKMKRDGLILEFFKILEEAKQAREEASKQHEVAMRKINVAMAVDGIISVKSAAYAHKTHPEISVRSKNVMGLVVPEIEANSVKSTIEERGYGIVGTSTYINEATEAFEELVETLTKAAEIETTLKKLLNEIEGTKRRVNALEFKVIPELQEAEAFIELRLEEMERDNLFSLKHLKGKAEAQE